Proteins encoded by one window of Sus scrofa isolate TJ Tabasco breed Duroc chromosome 12, Sscrofa11.1, whole genome shotgun sequence:
- the ZNF286A gene encoding zinc finger protein 286A isoform X2, whose amino-acid sequence MTFKDVAMDFTPEEWGELDPAQRAVMLDNYRNLASLWLPVSKPDNYSLKNGKEPSMLERKVPKSSCSDLETRPESKDSTSVQDFSKEESGQVGVKDRLTRHAVYDSNLGTTLECENWLENQQENQERHLREMFTHMNSLPAERTHEHGVYWESLSQKSILLTQDRGPKGSYAFHTLEKRLKQKSTFMKKQRTYKEKKPHKCNDCGELFTYHSVLIRHQRVHTGEKPYSCSECGKSFSHRANLTKHQRTHTRILFECSECKKAFTESASLAIHQRIHIGERPYECSECGKGFNRSTHLVQHQLIHTGVKPYECNECDKAFIHSSALIKHQRTHTGEKPYKCQECGKAFSHCSSLTKHQRVHTGEKPYECSECGKTFSQSTHLVQHQRIHTGEKPYECNECGKTFSRSSNFAKHQRIHIGKKPYKCNECGKAFIHSSALIQHQRTHTGEKPYRCNECGKSFKCSSSLIRHQKIHTEEQP is encoded by the exons ATGACATTCAAGGACGTGGCCATGGACTTTACGCCAGAGGAGTGGGGGGAGCTGGACCCTGCGCAGAGGGCCGTGATGCTGGACAACTACAGGaacctggcctcgctct GGCTTCCAGTTTCCAAACCTGACAACTACAGTTTgaagaatggaaaagaaccttCGATGCTTGAGAGAAAAGTCCCCAAAAGCAGCTGCTCAG ACTTGGAGACAAGACCGGAGAGCAAAGATTCAACTTCAGTGCAAGACTTTTCTAAAGAAGAATCAGGCCAGGTTGGAGTAAAAGATCGGCTGACAAGGCATGCTGTCTATGACTCCAACTTGGGGACAACTCTTGAATGTGAGAATTGGTTAGAGAATCAGCAAGAAAATCAGGAGAGACACTTGAGAGAAATGTTCACCCACATGAACTCACTTCCAGCAGAGAGGACTCATGAGCATGGTGTTTACTGGGAAAGTTTGAGTCAGAAATCAATCCTTCTCACTCAAGACAGAGGTCCTAAAGGATCATATGCCTTTCATACTCTTGAAAAAAGATTGAAACAGAAATCAACCTTTATGAAAAAGCAGAGgacatataaagagaaaaaacctcATAAATGCAATGATTGTGGTGAACTTTTCACTTACCATTCAGTGCTCATTCGACACCAGAGGGTCCATACTGGGGAAAAACCCTACAGCTGCAGTGAGTGTGGGAAATCTTTCAGCCACAGGGCTAATTTAACTAAACATCAGAGAACTCATACTAGAATCCTCTTTGAATGCAGTGAATGCAAGAAAGCCTTCACAGAAAGTGCATCCCTTGCAATACATCAGAGGATTCACATTGGAGAGAGACCCTATGAGTGCAGCGAGTGTGGGAAAGGTTTTAATCGAAGCACACACCTCGTGCAGCACCAGCTGATTCATACAGGAGTAAAGCCTTATGAGTGTAATGAGTGTGATAAAGCCTTCATTCATTCGTCAGCACTCATTAAACATCAAAgaactcacactggagagaaaccatatAAGTGtcaggaatgtgggaaagccttcagccaTTGCTCATCCCTTACTAAACATCAGAGAGTTCATACTGGAGAAAAACCATATGAATGTAGTGAATGTGGGAAAACCTTTAGTCAGAGCACACATCTTGttcaacatcagagaattcacaccGGAGAGAAACCCTACGagtgtaatgaatgtgggaaaaccTTCAGCCGGAGCTCAAATTTTGCTAAACATCAAAGAATTCATATAGGAAAGAAGCCATacaaatgtaatgaatgtgggaaagccttcattcattcatcagctcTTATCCAGCACCAGAgaactcatactggagagaaaccctatagGTGTAACGAATGTGGGAAAAGCTTTAAGTGCAGTTCATCTCTTATCAGACATCAAAAGATTCACACTGAAGAGCAGCCCTGA
- the ZNF286A gene encoding zinc finger protein 286A isoform X1: METEMPGKRALSSQDSPFSQEKSTEEGEVAALRLTARSQASMTFKDVAMDFTPEEWGELDPAQRAVMLDNYRNLASLWLPVSKPDNYSLKNGKEPSMLERKVPKSSCSDLETRPESKDSTSVQDFSKEESGQVGVKDRLTRHAVYDSNLGTTLECENWLENQQENQERHLREMFTHMNSLPAERTHEHGVYWESLSQKSILLTQDRGPKGSYAFHTLEKRLKQKSTFMKKQRTYKEKKPHKCNDCGELFTYHSVLIRHQRVHTGEKPYSCSECGKSFSHRANLTKHQRTHTRILFECSECKKAFTESASLAIHQRIHIGERPYECSECGKGFNRSTHLVQHQLIHTGVKPYECNECDKAFIHSSALIKHQRTHTGEKPYKCQECGKAFSHCSSLTKHQRVHTGEKPYECSECGKTFSQSTHLVQHQRIHTGEKPYECNECGKTFSRSSNFAKHQRIHIGKKPYKCNECGKAFIHSSALIQHQRTHTGEKPYRCNECGKSFKCSSSLIRHQKIHTEEQP, translated from the exons ATGGAGACCGAAATGCCCGGGAAGAGAG CTCTGTCTTCCCAGGATTCTCCATTTTCCCAAGAGAAGAGCACAGAAGAGGGAGAAGTGGCAGCCCTTCGCCTTACTGCCAGATCCCAG GCATCGATGACATTCAAGGACGTGGCCATGGACTTTACGCCAGAGGAGTGGGGGGAGCTGGACCCTGCGCAGAGGGCCGTGATGCTGGACAACTACAGGaacctggcctcgctct GGCTTCCAGTTTCCAAACCTGACAACTACAGTTTgaagaatggaaaagaaccttCGATGCTTGAGAGAAAAGTCCCCAAAAGCAGCTGCTCAG ACTTGGAGACAAGACCGGAGAGCAAAGATTCAACTTCAGTGCAAGACTTTTCTAAAGAAGAATCAGGCCAGGTTGGAGTAAAAGATCGGCTGACAAGGCATGCTGTCTATGACTCCAACTTGGGGACAACTCTTGAATGTGAGAATTGGTTAGAGAATCAGCAAGAAAATCAGGAGAGACACTTGAGAGAAATGTTCACCCACATGAACTCACTTCCAGCAGAGAGGACTCATGAGCATGGTGTTTACTGGGAAAGTTTGAGTCAGAAATCAATCCTTCTCACTCAAGACAGAGGTCCTAAAGGATCATATGCCTTTCATACTCTTGAAAAAAGATTGAAACAGAAATCAACCTTTATGAAAAAGCAGAGgacatataaagagaaaaaacctcATAAATGCAATGATTGTGGTGAACTTTTCACTTACCATTCAGTGCTCATTCGACACCAGAGGGTCCATACTGGGGAAAAACCCTACAGCTGCAGTGAGTGTGGGAAATCTTTCAGCCACAGGGCTAATTTAACTAAACATCAGAGAACTCATACTAGAATCCTCTTTGAATGCAGTGAATGCAAGAAAGCCTTCACAGAAAGTGCATCCCTTGCAATACATCAGAGGATTCACATTGGAGAGAGACCCTATGAGTGCAGCGAGTGTGGGAAAGGTTTTAATCGAAGCACACACCTCGTGCAGCACCAGCTGATTCATACAGGAGTAAAGCCTTATGAGTGTAATGAGTGTGATAAAGCCTTCATTCATTCGTCAGCACTCATTAAACATCAAAgaactcacactggagagaaaccatatAAGTGtcaggaatgtgggaaagccttcagccaTTGCTCATCCCTTACTAAACATCAGAGAGTTCATACTGGAGAAAAACCATATGAATGTAGTGAATGTGGGAAAACCTTTAGTCAGAGCACACATCTTGttcaacatcagagaattcacaccGGAGAGAAACCCTACGagtgtaatgaatgtgggaaaaccTTCAGCCGGAGCTCAAATTTTGCTAAACATCAAAGAATTCATATAGGAAAGAAGCCATacaaatgtaatgaatgtgggaaagccttcattcattcatcagctcTTATCCAGCACCAGAgaactcatactggagagaaaccctatagGTGTAACGAATGTGGGAAAAGCTTTAAGTGCAGTTCATCTCTTATCAGACATCAAAAGATTCACACTGAAGAGCAGCCCTGA
- the ZNF286A gene encoding zinc finger protein 286A isoform X3 translates to MEKNLRCLREKSPKAAAQNCLWLNSENEGNLHFQFLSDLETRPESKDSTSVQDFSKEESGQVGVKDRLTRHAVYDSNLGTTLECENWLENQQENQERHLREMFTHMNSLPAERTHEHGVYWESLSQKSILLTQDRGPKGSYAFHTLEKRLKQKSTFMKKQRTYKEKKPHKCNDCGELFTYHSVLIRHQRVHTGEKPYSCSECGKSFSHRANLTKHQRTHTRILFECSECKKAFTESASLAIHQRIHIGERPYECSECGKGFNRSTHLVQHQLIHTGVKPYECNECDKAFIHSSALIKHQRTHTGEKPYKCQECGKAFSHCSSLTKHQRVHTGEKPYECSECGKTFSQSTHLVQHQRIHTGEKPYECNECGKTFSRSSNFAKHQRIHIGKKPYKCNECGKAFIHSSALIQHQRTHTGEKPYRCNECGKSFKCSSSLIRHQKIHTEEQP, encoded by the exons atggaaaagaaccttCGATGCTTGAGAGAAAAGTCCCCAAAAGCAGCTGCTCAG AACTGCCTTTGGTTGAACTCAGAAAACGAAGGAAATTTGCATTTCCAATTTCTTTCAGACTTGGAGACAAGACCGGAGAGCAAAGATTCAACTTCAGTGCAAGACTTTTCTAAAGAAGAATCAGGCCAGGTTGGAGTAAAAGATCGGCTGACAAGGCATGCTGTCTATGACTCCAACTTGGGGACAACTCTTGAATGTGAGAATTGGTTAGAGAATCAGCAAGAAAATCAGGAGAGACACTTGAGAGAAATGTTCACCCACATGAACTCACTTCCAGCAGAGAGGACTCATGAGCATGGTGTTTACTGGGAAAGTTTGAGTCAGAAATCAATCCTTCTCACTCAAGACAGAGGTCCTAAAGGATCATATGCCTTTCATACTCTTGAAAAAAGATTGAAACAGAAATCAACCTTTATGAAAAAGCAGAGgacatataaagagaaaaaacctcATAAATGCAATGATTGTGGTGAACTTTTCACTTACCATTCAGTGCTCATTCGACACCAGAGGGTCCATACTGGGGAAAAACCCTACAGCTGCAGTGAGTGTGGGAAATCTTTCAGCCACAGGGCTAATTTAACTAAACATCAGAGAACTCATACTAGAATCCTCTTTGAATGCAGTGAATGCAAGAAAGCCTTCACAGAAAGTGCATCCCTTGCAATACATCAGAGGATTCACATTGGAGAGAGACCCTATGAGTGCAGCGAGTGTGGGAAAGGTTTTAATCGAAGCACACACCTCGTGCAGCACCAGCTGATTCATACAGGAGTAAAGCCTTATGAGTGTAATGAGTGTGATAAAGCCTTCATTCATTCGTCAGCACTCATTAAACATCAAAgaactcacactggagagaaaccatatAAGTGtcaggaatgtgggaaagccttcagccaTTGCTCATCCCTTACTAAACATCAGAGAGTTCATACTGGAGAAAAACCATATGAATGTAGTGAATGTGGGAAAACCTTTAGTCAGAGCACACATCTTGttcaacatcagagaattcacaccGGAGAGAAACCCTACGagtgtaatgaatgtgggaaaaccTTCAGCCGGAGCTCAAATTTTGCTAAACATCAAAGAATTCATATAGGAAAGAAGCCATacaaatgtaatgaatgtgggaaagccttcattcattcatcagctcTTATCCAGCACCAGAgaactcatactggagagaaaccctatagGTGTAACGAATGTGGGAAAAGCTTTAAGTGCAGTTCATCTCTTATCAGACATCAAAAGATTCACACTGAAGAGCAGCCCTGA